Proteins from a single region of Sphaerochaeta globosa str. Buddy:
- the rd gene encoding rubredoxin — protein sequence MKEYECDLCGYVYDPTVGDPDNGIKPGTAFEDLPEDWVCPLCGAPKSDFSPRD from the coding sequence ATGAAAGAGTATGAATGCGATCTTTGCGGGTATGTATATGACCCGACAGTAGGTGATCCCGACAACGGAATCAAACCCGGAACAGCCTTTGAAGACCTTCCAGAAGATTGGGTATGCCCTCTCTGTGGAGCTCCTAAGTCTGATTTCTCACCCCGCGACTAA
- a CDS encoding nitroreductase family protein codes for MLQAIEKRRAFRALDTKPIAQDVLLRLAQAAHTAPSAMNNQPWRYITVTDEAILSKVKETLSPGNYWAKKAPAIVAVVTNTAWGMTLGNRNFAPFEVGMATMAYQIQAVSEGLHVHPIAGFNADEAKNVLGIAAEDTLMIMLVLGYPGSDAELNDKHKESEKGGRIRMDLNKVHAFNRWDESLRPQAK; via the coding sequence ATGTTGCAAGCAATAGAAAAGAGAAGAGCCTTTCGTGCACTCGATACCAAACCCATCGCACAGGATGTCCTGTTGCGACTTGCCCAGGCTGCCCATACAGCACCTTCAGCTATGAACAACCAACCTTGGCGGTACATCACCGTTACCGATGAGGCAATCCTCTCCAAGGTCAAGGAGACCCTCTCCCCAGGAAATTACTGGGCAAAGAAAGCCCCAGCCATCGTTGCAGTGGTTACCAATACTGCTTGGGGCATGACCCTTGGCAATCGCAACTTTGCCCCTTTTGAAGTCGGTATGGCCACCATGGCCTATCAGATTCAGGCCGTCTCAGAGGGGCTGCATGTACATCCCATTGCCGGCTTCAATGCCGATGAGGCTAAGAATGTCCTGGGAATTGCAGCTGAGGATACCCTGATGATCATGCTCGTGCTTGGCTACCCCGGTTCCGATGCCGAACTGAATGACAAACACAAAGAGAGCGAGAAGGGAGGCCGCATCCGCATGGACCTGAACAAAGTGCATGCCTTCAATAGGTGGGATGAGAGCCTGAGGCCGCAGGCAAAGTAA
- a CDS encoding helix-turn-helix transcriptional regulator, with the protein MKGERVAQLELLLHSHPEGLRRAEIARRLGVHRSTISRYVDELKQYIDIYEENNLIKIKNREEDESIALSVYESLAFNLSAEMLASSTEFQNPHLASGLRKIAMNMRSYAPKISENVIGLAEQIDKQLQEKKESSKFNAILEVLIDSWVSGRIVRIVQSLKGFDPIETELAPYFIGFREEDSGGRNPISVTGRLRHTTEIVTIDISTITSATILNETYTIPDNLKPFKFPESEERYESIDMIPLSLKIKERSAMNVFRSVVHGTPVFEKQSDGSQICNMDVENSIELYLRIIQCGDSVEILGPESFRKKFCKLLNKILALYQ; encoded by the coding sequence ATGAAAGGTGAACGAGTTGCGCAACTGGAGTTGTTGCTACACTCCCATCCTGAGGGACTCAGGAGAGCGGAAATTGCACGTCGATTGGGAGTACACCGCTCGACTATCAGCAGGTATGTGGATGAGCTGAAGCAGTATATCGACATCTATGAGGAGAACAACCTCATCAAGATCAAAAATCGGGAAGAGGATGAAAGCATCGCACTGAGTGTGTATGAAAGCTTGGCCTTCAACCTCTCTGCTGAAATGCTTGCAAGCAGCACTGAATTCCAAAATCCCCACCTCGCTTCGGGCTTGAGAAAAATTGCCATGAATATGCGCTCCTACGCACCGAAAATCAGCGAGAATGTCATCGGCCTTGCCGAACAAATCGACAAGCAGCTGCAGGAAAAGAAGGAAAGCAGCAAGTTCAACGCCATCTTGGAAGTACTCATCGACAGTTGGGTATCCGGACGCATCGTGCGTATCGTACAGAGTCTGAAAGGCTTTGACCCGATCGAGACTGAACTGGCCCCCTACTTCATCGGGTTCAGGGAAGAGGACAGCGGAGGGAGAAATCCCATCAGCGTCACCGGAAGGCTCAGGCACACCACCGAGATTGTGACTATAGACATCAGCACCATCACCAGTGCAACCATTCTCAACGAGACCTACACCATTCCCGACAACCTAAAACCCTTCAAGTTCCCCGAGAGCGAAGAGCGGTACGAGAGCATCGATATGATTCCCCTGAGCCTGAAGATTAAGGAACGTTCCGCCATGAACGTATTCAGGTCGGTAGTGCATGGGACTCCGGTATTCGAGAAGCAGAGTGATGGATCACAGATTTGCAATATGGATGTAGAGAATTCCATCGAGTTGTACCTACGTATCATACAATGCGGTGATTCAGTGGAAATTCTTGGCCCTGAGAGTTTCAGAAAGAAGTTCTGCAAACTGCTGAATAAAATCCTGGCTTTGTACCAATAA
- a CDS encoding nitroreductase family protein: MHETLHLLHTRRSVRAFEDRALEPQALSQLKEATLRAPTAGNMALYSIVEVKDPSKKEKLAHICDEQSMIEKAPLVWVFLADMQKWVNYFYESGAVERADKANLASFRKPGLGDLHLCMQDAIVAAQNAVVAAQALGIGTCYIGDVIEHFEQLRSLLDLKQYTIPACMLIFGYPKGKDPVKLTPRCPLDSIFMQDRYEEPHIEQLQKAYAVHEEDRRRTQSLPYQNTGTLADYYYLRKHTSAFMEEMNRSTNVMFDWWCNG, encoded by the coding sequence ATGCATGAAACATTACACCTCCTACATACCCGTCGATCGGTACGCGCCTTTGAGGATCGCGCACTAGAACCACAAGCCCTGTCTCAGCTCAAGGAAGCTACATTACGGGCTCCTACTGCTGGAAACATGGCTCTCTATTCCATTGTCGAGGTCAAGGACCCCTCCAAGAAAGAGAAGCTTGCCCACATCTGCGACGAGCAGAGCATGATTGAAAAAGCGCCCTTGGTCTGGGTTTTCCTTGCCGATATGCAAAAATGGGTCAATTACTTTTATGAGAGCGGTGCAGTAGAGCGAGCCGATAAGGCTAACCTTGCTTCCTTCAGAAAGCCTGGACTTGGGGATTTGCACCTTTGCATGCAGGATGCCATAGTCGCAGCTCAGAATGCGGTTGTCGCTGCCCAGGCCCTTGGTATCGGCACCTGTTACATCGGGGATGTCATCGAGCATTTTGAACAGCTCAGAAGTCTTTTGGACTTGAAACAATATACCATCCCCGCCTGCATGCTCATCTTCGGGTACCCCAAGGGGAAGGACCCTGTCAAATTGACGCCCCGATGTCCCCTAGACAGTATTTTCATGCAGGATCGTTATGAGGAACCTCATATCGAGCAACTGCAGAAGGCCTATGCGGTGCATGAGGAAGATCGACGCAGAACTCAGTCACTGCCGTACCAGAACACCGGAACCTTGGCTGATTACTACTACTTGAGAAAGCACACCTCAGCCTTTATGGAAGAGATGAACCGTTCCACCAACGTAATGTTTGATTGGTGGTGCAACGGGTAA
- a CDS encoding cache domain-containing sensor histidine kinase, with product MSKQKHPHSIKTILTFAIAFVSISFTLLISAILYSQFSSTIRENATVSTREIVRQVNANLNYYTNDILTIAGYARDLSKQTNELSRIEIERRLSSIVDSRQDIVCLLLFDLEGNVLLSTTDAPLRSQEEMVKQTWFTRALGGEGNFYFTGPHVQQLFTSSYPWVITYSQQISYTDDTGELSQGLLLIDMNFRTVSELSQSAKLGATGYVYFIDNNGKIVYHPYQQLINSDLFSEDLDSAQEYIFGTFTNTFEGRQRLVIIDTVNNARWRIVGVAFMDELMAGLDQYTAVMLIVLGFCIIITILLARTVSAYISRPIRELDRLMNSVERGDFSAPPTVGGNQEVAALSQTFAVMVKRIRQLMDDIVTSQEMKRKFELDALQAKINPHFLYNTLDSVVWMAEQNDTEGVITMITSLAKLFRISISKGRDIITIGEELEHVRNYLIIQQIRYQDKFEFSITMEEGMENLPTIKLIIQPIVENAIYHGIKYLQEMGHIDIKVFKRKPGAVVIEVRDNGVGMDEQKLSNILSFDGVHPKGAGIGVRNVHQRIQLYYGSDYGLELSSELDVGTLVRLVLPEQKPIQPIKGVQS from the coding sequence ATGAGTAAGCAAAAGCATCCCCACTCCATAAAAACCATTCTCACGTTTGCCATCGCCTTTGTATCCATCTCCTTCACCTTGCTCATCTCGGCAATTCTATACAGCCAGTTTTCCTCTACAATACGAGAGAATGCCACCGTATCTACGAGAGAGATCGTGCGGCAGGTTAATGCAAATCTCAATTACTATACCAACGACATTCTCACCATTGCAGGCTATGCCCGCGACCTCTCCAAACAGACCAATGAACTCTCCCGGATCGAGATTGAGAGAAGACTTTCCTCAATTGTCGACAGCCGGCAGGATATTGTCTGCCTGCTTCTGTTCGACTTGGAAGGAAATGTGTTGCTCTCCACCACCGATGCCCCTCTTCGTTCTCAAGAGGAGATGGTCAAGCAAACTTGGTTCACCCGAGCCCTTGGCGGTGAAGGCAACTTCTATTTCACCGGTCCGCATGTCCAACAGCTTTTCACGTCCAGTTACCCATGGGTCATCACCTACAGCCAGCAGATAAGCTATACCGATGATACCGGTGAGCTGAGTCAAGGCCTCCTGCTCATCGACATGAACTTCAGAACGGTCAGCGAATTGAGCCAGAGTGCCAAGCTTGGAGCTACCGGGTATGTATATTTCATCGACAACAACGGCAAGATCGTCTACCACCCATACCAGCAATTGATCAATTCGGATCTCTTCAGCGAGGACCTTGATTCCGCCCAGGAATATATATTCGGTACTTTCACCAACACCTTTGAGGGAAGGCAACGGCTGGTCATCATCGATACGGTCAACAATGCCCGCTGGAGAATTGTCGGGGTTGCATTCATGGATGAACTGATGGCAGGGTTGGACCAGTATACTGCAGTTATGCTTATCGTCCTGGGTTTCTGCATCATTATTACCATTCTTCTTGCCCGTACGGTCTCTGCCTATATAAGCCGACCCATCAGGGAGCTTGACCGGTTGATGAACAGTGTCGAGCGCGGTGACTTCTCCGCCCCTCCGACGGTTGGGGGAAACCAAGAGGTAGCCGCCCTTTCGCAGACGTTTGCAGTGATGGTCAAGCGGATAAGGCAGTTGATGGACGATATCGTGACCAGTCAGGAGATGAAGCGAAAGTTCGAGCTTGACGCCCTGCAGGCAAAAATAAACCCCCACTTCCTCTACAATACCCTCGACTCGGTGGTATGGATGGCAGAACAGAACGATACCGAGGGAGTAATCACCATGATCACTTCCCTTGCAAAGCTCTTCCGCATTTCCATCAGCAAAGGGCGGGACATTATCACCATCGGCGAGGAACTTGAGCATGTGCGCAACTATCTGATCATCCAACAGATCCGTTATCAGGATAAGTTTGAATTCTCCATCACCATGGAGGAGGGCATGGAAAACCTGCCGACCATCAAGCTGATCATCCAGCCGATTGTTGAGAACGCCATCTATCATGGGATCAAGTACCTGCAGGAGATGGGGCATATCGATATCAAGGTTTTCAAAAGAAAACCAGGGGCTGTGGTTATCGAAGTGAGGGACAACGGAGTGGGAATGGATGAGCAAAAGCTCTCCAACATCCTCAGCTTCGATGGTGTTCATCCCAAGGGAGCCGGTATCGGGGTGAGAAACGTCCATCAGAGAATCCAGCTCTATTATGGTTCGGATTATGGTCTGGAACTTTCCAGTGAACTGGATGTAGGAACGTTGGTCAGGCTGGTGCTTCCAGAGCAAAAGCCCATCCAACCCATCAAGGGGGTGCAATCATGA
- a CDS encoding pyridoxamine 5'-phosphate oxidase family protein produces the protein MEFRAMRRNGQLLSKEDTESVLRKGSHGILACLGDGDYPYAVPLNYLYYEGKIYLHCAREGHKVDAILYHNKVSFTVVDEDTIVEKEYTSYFRSVIVFGKASLVEGEPWKKAFLAMTDKYCVSQPIQERIEKIETCHQALGIVIEIEHCTGKEAIEFVRAKKADPALF, from the coding sequence ATGGAATTCAGAGCGATGAGAAGAAACGGGCAACTCCTATCCAAAGAGGATACTGAATCGGTACTGAGAAAAGGAAGCCACGGGATTCTGGCCTGCCTGGGTGATGGGGATTATCCGTATGCGGTACCGCTGAACTATCTATACTACGAAGGAAAAATCTATCTCCACTGCGCCCGAGAAGGACACAAGGTCGATGCAATACTCTACCATAACAAGGTCAGTTTCACCGTCGTTGACGAGGATACCATCGTCGAGAAGGAATACACTTCCTACTTTCGCAGTGTGATTGTATTCGGTAAAGCCTCCCTGGTAGAGGGAGAACCTTGGAAGAAGGCGTTCCTCGCCATGACGGACAAGTATTGTGTTTCCCAACCAATCCAGGAGCGCATTGAGAAAATTGAGACATGCCACCAAGCCTTGGGCATTGTCATCGAGATCGAGCACTGCACAGGAAAAGAGGCTATTGAGTTTGTAAGGGCAAAAAAAGCAGATCCAGCTTTGTTTTGA
- a CDS encoding response regulator, translated as MPYTILLVDDETAVREGIRSRTPWERYNFRVVGEAGNGIEALELVEELHPDVVITDIRMPYLDGIELIQKIRLSHPTTTLVILSGYDEFTYAQQAMRYDVNEYVLKPVSVEDLCNLLKRLGKHLDEEIKRIQDQDRLNQAYQQALPLIREKFLVSLLTAVHPSSDAALLAKAAEYGFNLNKDEFMVAVIETDHVMEDPLQSMAMFEIVEQVVKKDDGVLLFQFENQIAIIFSSQSHGQDHYDAVFRKQTYRKAEQLQAYLQKYSFHAVLGIGNLVHSPSAIKQSYHQALTALNYSSCYPEQSLLFISDLEKLPVEEHQQQLEELKANVLVAVKMGSEEQVTEAVNQLLGEQLASLSLQDMQALLLELTFLLQDLTHSYGYTLFSMAEEEGRNLFSELATLTTLGKAKRYFTRLCLMVRLLIAGQREKSHIQFIGQAKSLIAKHFTEPGFGLEEICEMIGVSPSYFSSTFKKEVGNSFVKYLTSLRMDRAKELLIKTEGKTYEIAQAVGFAEPNYFSFCFKRHVGLSPSQFRQGNR; from the coding sequence ATGCCGTATACGATTCTTTTGGTGGATGATGAGACAGCAGTACGTGAGGGGATTCGCAGCCGCACCCCGTGGGAACGCTACAACTTTCGGGTGGTTGGGGAAGCCGGCAATGGCATCGAAGCCCTGGAGTTGGTAGAGGAGCTGCATCCCGATGTCGTGATAACCGATATCAGGATGCCGTATTTGGACGGAATTGAACTCATTCAGAAAATTCGGCTCTCCCACCCGACTACTACCTTGGTCATCCTCAGCGGGTATGACGAATTCACCTACGCCCAGCAGGCCATGCGCTATGATGTCAATGAATATGTGCTCAAGCCGGTTTCTGTGGAAGATTTATGCAATCTGCTCAAACGACTGGGAAAACATCTGGATGAGGAGATTAAGCGCATCCAGGATCAGGACAGACTCAACCAGGCATATCAGCAAGCGCTCCCCCTCATCAGGGAGAAGTTCCTGGTATCGCTGCTGACTGCGGTGCACCCCTCATCCGATGCTGCCCTGTTGGCAAAAGCTGCCGAGTATGGCTTCAACCTGAACAAGGATGAATTCATGGTTGCCGTTATCGAAACCGACCATGTCATGGAGGACCCCTTACAGTCGATGGCCATGTTTGAAATTGTCGAACAGGTCGTGAAGAAGGATGACGGGGTTCTCCTGTTCCAGTTCGAGAACCAGATTGCCATAATTTTCAGCTCCCAGAGCCACGGGCAAGACCATTATGATGCAGTTTTCCGCAAACAGACCTACCGCAAGGCAGAACAGCTGCAGGCTTACCTGCAGAAATATTCCTTTCATGCCGTATTGGGTATAGGAAATCTTGTACATTCCCCTTCGGCCATCAAGCAGTCCTATCATCAGGCACTTACCGCCCTCAACTACAGCTCCTGCTATCCCGAACAATCGCTTTTGTTCATCAGTGACTTGGAGAAACTTCCTGTTGAGGAGCACCAGCAACAACTCGAGGAATTGAAGGCAAATGTGTTGGTTGCCGTTAAAATGGGAAGTGAGGAGCAGGTGACCGAGGCGGTAAACCAACTGCTTGGGGAGCAACTTGCTTCCTTGAGCCTGCAGGACATGCAGGCTCTCCTTCTGGAACTTACTTTCTTGCTCCAGGATCTTACCCACTCATATGGGTATACCCTCTTCTCAATGGCTGAGGAGGAGGGACGAAACCTTTTCTCCGAACTCGCCACCTTGACAACACTGGGAAAAGCGAAGCGCTACTTTACCCGTCTCTGCCTGATGGTACGGCTCTTGATTGCAGGACAACGGGAGAAATCACATATCCAGTTCATCGGTCAGGCCAAGAGCCTCATCGCCAAGCATTTCACAGAACCCGGGTTTGGACTGGAAGAAATCTGTGAGATGATCGGGGTAAGTCCTTCCTACTTCAGCTCCACCTTCAAGAAAGAGGTGGGAAACAGCTTTGTGAAATATTTGACGAGCTTGAGGATGGATAGGGCAAAAGAGCTGCTTATAAAAACCGAGGGAAAGACCTATGAGATTGCACAAGCGGTTGGTTTTGCCGAGCCGAATTACTTCAGTTTCTGCTTCAAGCGTCATGTTGGGCTCTCCCCCTCGCAATTCCGTCAGGGCAACCGATGA
- a CDS encoding DsrE/DsrF/DrsH-like family protein, giving the protein MAKYLIVGGVAGGAGTAARLRRRDENAQIIMFERGQYISYANCGLPYYAGNVITERSRLFVMTPERFMESLNVEARVQSEVVFINRKAKTIHVKDLKNNTEYDERYDTLILSPGASPVRPPIPGIEHPGIYSLRSVSDIDHIKEKIDSPATKRAVVVGGGFIGLEMAENLKERGLEVSVVEALEQVMNIIDYDLAAEVQQHLRAKGVNLFLKDGVASFEDHGSIVSVRLSSGTLIDADIVILSIGVRPDTAFLKDSGIELVKNGAIKVDPFFTTNDPNIRAVGDAIEFASPLTKLSSTVPLAGPANKQARLCADAIIDGNKRPYGGTIATSIAKIFDMTVASTGLTEKGVKAAGLPYRTAVTHAGNHAGYYPNSRQLTLKILYHPQSGKLWGAQAVGYDGVDKRVDVISAFIGKEGNVYDLAEFEQAYAPPFSSAKDPVNMVGFIAVNTLEGFSDTISWDEAQKESNNGAFMLDVRSEEEYELGTIEGSVNIPHTELRQKLAMVPTDRLVILYCAIGLRGYLAERILRQNGYTKVRNLTGGFKTYDSAVRERFLLENKNKVSVKESTGTINHLHEDGSFRKRTENKILSVDACGLQCPGPIIRLKREIDNLEEGDRIVIRASDPGFGVDVQAWCKLTGNELVSVKTTDGIIEAVVGKGNATVCSMPDSAGQKPAICNADNGATMIVFSNDLDKALASFVLANGAAASGKPVTMFFTFWGLSVLRKKHAPKVKKDFMGTMFGAMLPKGMDKLALSSMNMGGMGANMMKGRMKKKHVDQVQQMYEDARKSGVRMVACQMSMDIMGIKAEELLDGVEIGGVATYMGAASESKINLFI; this is encoded by the coding sequence ATGGCCAAATATCTCATTGTTGGAGGAGTCGCAGGAGGAGCAGGAACTGCCGCCAGACTCAGAAGAAGGGACGAGAACGCCCAAATCATTATGTTTGAACGCGGACAGTACATCAGCTACGCAAACTGCGGACTCCCCTATTATGCAGGCAATGTCATCACCGAGCGTTCCCGGTTATTTGTCATGACCCCCGAGCGTTTCATGGAATCACTGAACGTTGAGGCAAGGGTGCAGAGCGAGGTGGTCTTTATCAACCGCAAGGCAAAAACCATCCATGTCAAGGATCTGAAAAACAACACCGAGTACGACGAGCGCTATGACACCCTCATTCTCTCTCCCGGAGCCAGTCCTGTCCGTCCTCCCATTCCAGGAATAGAACACCCGGGCATCTATTCGCTGCGTTCGGTTTCCGATATCGACCACATCAAAGAGAAAATTGACAGCCCCGCCACCAAACGTGCAGTAGTGGTTGGAGGAGGCTTTATCGGCCTTGAGATGGCAGAGAATCTGAAAGAGCGGGGTCTTGAAGTCAGCGTAGTGGAAGCCCTCGAGCAGGTGATGAACATTATCGACTACGATCTGGCTGCCGAAGTGCAGCAACACTTGAGGGCGAAAGGCGTCAACCTATTCCTCAAGGACGGGGTTGCCTCCTTCGAGGACCATGGCAGCATCGTCAGCGTCCGCCTTTCCTCGGGAACACTCATCGATGCCGATATCGTCATCCTCTCCATCGGCGTTCGTCCCGATACAGCCTTCTTGAAGGATTCCGGCATCGAGCTGGTCAAGAATGGGGCAATCAAGGTCGATCCTTTTTTCACCACCAACGATCCTAATATCAGAGCGGTCGGCGATGCCATTGAATTCGCAAGCCCTCTGACAAAACTATCCTCTACCGTCCCCTTGGCGGGTCCTGCCAATAAGCAGGCACGCTTATGCGCCGATGCCATCATAGATGGAAACAAACGACCCTATGGGGGTACTATTGCAACCAGCATAGCAAAAATTTTTGACATGACGGTCGCATCGACCGGACTAACGGAAAAGGGAGTCAAAGCAGCAGGCCTTCCCTACCGTACAGCGGTAACCCATGCGGGCAACCATGCCGGCTACTACCCCAACAGCCGTCAGCTCACGCTAAAGATTCTCTACCACCCACAAAGCGGCAAACTCTGGGGAGCTCAGGCAGTTGGATACGATGGAGTGGATAAGAGAGTCGATGTCATCAGTGCCTTCATCGGTAAGGAAGGAAATGTCTATGACCTTGCTGAGTTTGAGCAGGCATATGCACCTCCTTTCTCCAGCGCCAAGGATCCGGTAAACATGGTCGGCTTCATCGCCGTCAACACCCTTGAGGGATTCAGTGATACGATCAGTTGGGATGAAGCACAGAAAGAGAGCAACAATGGTGCCTTCATGCTCGATGTCCGCTCTGAGGAAGAGTACGAACTGGGAACAATCGAAGGTTCGGTCAATATTCCTCACACAGAACTGAGACAGAAGCTGGCAATGGTTCCCACCGATAGGCTGGTCATTCTCTACTGCGCCATCGGCCTCAGGGGGTACCTCGCGGAGCGCATCCTCAGACAAAACGGTTACACCAAAGTACGCAACCTTACCGGTGGTTTCAAGACCTATGACAGTGCGGTTCGTGAGCGCTTTTTGCTTGAGAATAAAAACAAGGTTTCAGTCAAGGAGAGCACGGGAACGATCAACCACCTACATGAGGATGGTTCGTTCCGTAAGAGAACGGAGAACAAGATTCTCTCTGTCGATGCCTGTGGTCTGCAATGTCCGGGTCCGATCATCCGCCTGAAGCGGGAAATCGACAACCTTGAGGAAGGCGATAGAATCGTCATCAGGGCTTCCGACCCAGGCTTTGGAGTCGATGTCCAAGCATGGTGCAAGCTTACCGGCAATGAATTGGTAAGCGTAAAGACTACCGATGGAATTATCGAAGCCGTAGTAGGGAAAGGAAATGCCACCGTCTGCAGCATGCCCGATTCTGCTGGACAAAAGCCAGCCATTTGCAATGCTGACAACGGTGCGACCATGATTGTCTTCTCCAATGACCTGGACAAGGCTCTGGCTTCCTTTGTTTTGGCAAACGGAGCTGCGGCATCAGGAAAACCGGTGACGATGTTCTTCACGTTCTGGGGTCTGTCTGTACTTCGTAAGAAACATGCGCCCAAGGTCAAAAAGGACTTTATGGGGACCATGTTTGGAGCCATGCTGCCCAAGGGCATGGACAAGCTCGCCCTCTCCTCCATGAATATGGGAGGAATGGGAGCGAACATGATGAAAGGCCGCATGAAGAAAAAACATGTCGACCAAGTACAGCAGATGTATGAGGATGCCCGAAAGAGCGGGGTTCGCATGGTAGCCTGTCAGATGTCCATGGATATCATGGGAATAAAAGCAGAAGAGTTGCTCGATGGTGTTGAAATCGGTGGCGTTGCAACCTATATGGGTGCTGCCAGTGAGAGCAAAATCAATCTGTTCATCTAA
- a CDS encoding SlyX family protein, with protein MEERLTKLEMKLAYAEQTIAILDRIVTDQAKEIAQLLTRLEKLEKRVTDLVDEERDGMIGDQRPPHY; from the coding sequence ATGGAAGAACGTCTTACAAAGCTTGAGATGAAACTAGCCTATGCAGAGCAGACCATAGCTATCCTCGACCGGATTGTAACAGATCAAGCCAAGGAAATCGCCCAATTGCTGACCCGCCTCGAAAAGTTGGAAAAACGAGTCACCGATCTGGTGGACGAGGAGCGGGATGGCATGATCGGTGATCAGAGGCCACCCCACTATTAA
- a CDS encoding MFS transporter: protein MKSVKAYRYRYVILLCLVLLIFSVEIQWLNLAPVGRVTNHFYQGQLALKYASPVDLLSLMFLLVFVVASIPSSYLLHRLGPRWAVWIASGCIVFGSLTKWIYLASLPAVLFGQFILALGQALVLTSITEIVSRWFPIRERGMAVGITSASQYLSLAAVMILTPLLVATRANDPSWGEGFERMMGIYALVSSILALIPAFLMRENPPTPSSTIQTPKNQSFRTSFRIMNKNASLRGLMIIFSIGWGVLMTLFIKVDEISALLGFNDSNGFLGISMFAGGMVGAIVLPGLSDRYRRRKLFFLFCNVCSIPGILLLVFCQQIGAVLLSSEAIALIGASIVGLSLLASIPIGSQYAAELGIGISEEVIQGFLLLFSQGACAVILLVSLIATDAYSPMVLSTLAALLAASMIGSTFLKESEMIVTEEERLKGVIEQEIVHLQ, encoded by the coding sequence ATGAAGAGCGTGAAAGCATACCGATATCGATACGTAATTCTCCTGTGTCTTGTACTGCTAATTTTCTCTGTGGAGATCCAATGGTTGAACCTGGCCCCGGTTGGCAGGGTTACCAATCATTTTTATCAGGGACAGTTGGCATTGAAGTACGCATCACCGGTCGATTTGCTTTCCCTGATGTTCCTGTTGGTCTTTGTGGTGGCAAGCATTCCTTCTTCGTATCTCTTGCACCGTCTGGGCCCCCGTTGGGCAGTATGGATTGCAAGCGGCTGCATTGTCTTCGGATCGTTGACTAAATGGATCTATCTTGCCAGTCTCCCAGCTGTACTGTTCGGCCAGTTCATTCTAGCCTTGGGGCAAGCGTTGGTACTCACCAGCATTACTGAAATTGTATCCCGATGGTTTCCCATCCGCGAACGAGGCATGGCCGTAGGCATAACGTCGGCAAGCCAGTATCTCTCTCTTGCCGCCGTTATGATTCTCACTCCGCTCTTGGTAGCAACCCGAGCAAATGATCCTTCCTGGGGAGAGGGCTTTGAAAGGATGATGGGCATCTATGCCCTCGTAAGCTCCATCCTTGCCCTGATTCCTGCTTTCTTGATGCGAGAGAACCCTCCAACACCCTCTTCCACCATCCAAACACCCAAGAACCAGAGTTTCAGGACATCGTTTCGGATTATGAACAAGAATGCATCCCTCAGAGGCCTGATGATAATTTTCTCTATTGGATGGGGTGTGTTGATGACGCTCTTCATCAAGGTCGATGAGATAAGTGCACTCTTGGGCTTCAACGATTCCAATGGATTTTTGGGTATCTCCATGTTTGCCGGTGGTATGGTGGGAGCCATAGTGCTGCCAGGACTCTCCGACCGATACCGAAGGCGCAAACTTTTCTTTCTTTTCTGCAACGTCTGTTCGATACCCGGCATCCTGCTGCTGGTCTTCTGCCAGCAAATCGGGGCCGTTCTGCTTTCAAGCGAAGCAATCGCCCTGATCGGAGCCTCTATTGTCGGACTCTCGCTGTTGGCATCCATTCCAATTGGCAGCCAATATGCTGCGGAGCTGGGCATCGGGATCAGCGAGGAAGTGATCCAAGGTTTCCTACTACTCTTCAGCCAGGGTGCGTGTGCAGTTATCCTGCTGGTCAGCTTGATCGCAACGGATGCATATTCTCCGATGGTACTCTCCACGCTTGCTGCCTTGCTCGCTGCTTCCATGATCGGAAGCACGTTTCTCAAAGAAAGTGAAATGATCGTCACCGAGGAAGAGCGGCTGAAAGGGGTAATTGAACAGGAGATTGTTCATCTGCAGTAA